The genomic window CGGTCGTGCATGTCTTGTAGCCTTGAACAAGATTGATCGACTTGAGGATGAGTCCCGTCTGGATGAGGTGAAGGCTTTCTTTAGTGGCGAGGGGTTAGAGGTGATGGCGGTCTCTGCACTGACAGGTGAGGGGCTTGATGCTTTGCGCGGGCGGTTGGTGGAACTGCTTGAGGCCAAGGATCATGATGCTATGTTGGCTGAAATCGAACACAGTGATGAGCCAGGAGACGATGACGTTTCAGGTGAGTAAAGAGCACGGGATGGCGGCGCGGCAGAGTTTACTCGCCCGGGCCAAAAGGATTGTGGTCAAGGTCGGCAGCGCGGTGCTTACCCAGGTCGATGGTTTGAACCTTGAGGTTATGGCCAGTCTGGCCCAGGACATCCATTCATTGATCCTTGAAGGCCGTGAAGTGGTGCTGGTTTCGTCCGGTGCCGTGGCTGCGGGCCGAAAGCGGCTGGCCTTAGGGGATCGTGCCTTGGTCATGCGTGAGAAGCAGGCTGCCGCCGCCCTTGGCCAGGTCCGCTTGATGCGGGAGTACGAGGATATTTTTCAAAATCTCGATCAAAAGGTCGCTCAAGTGCTCCTGACACATGGTGATCTAGCCGATCGTGACCGCTATCTCAACGTCCGTAACGCTTTGTTTACCATGTTTGATTGGCAGATCCTGCCGATCATTAATGAGAACGACACAGTTTCTGTCAACGAGTTACGTTTTGGTGACAATGATACTTTGGCTGCCATGACTACCAATATGATCGATGCCGATCTTTTTATCTGTCTTACCGATGTCGAGGGGCTGTATACCGGAAATCCGGCAGTGAATCCTGCTGCGCGACTAGTGGCCACCGTGGCAACGGTGGACAGCGAGGTAGAGGCCATGGCCGGACACGTATCCGGCGCCTTGGGTACTGGTGGGATGCGCAGTAAAATATTGGCGGCACGGATGGTCTCGGTTCGGGGCGGAAGTTCCTTTATCGGCCATGGCCGTCAGCCGGGGACACTACGGCGTCTTTTTGATGGCGAACCGGTAGGGACTTTCTTTCTTCCCCAGCAGGAGAAGTTGCAAAGTCGTAAGCATTGGATCGCCTATACCTTGAGGCCTAAGGGGTATCTTGTCCTTGATGATGGCGCGTGCCATGCCGTGACTGCGGGCGGAAAGAGTCTGCTGCCGTCGGGGATTATGGAGACCAGGGGGAATTTTAAAATTGGTGACCCTGTTCATTGTCTCGACCGTAATGATGAAGCTTTGGCCGCCGGTTTGGTGAACTATTCTTCGGAGGATATCCGTAGGATTCAGGGGATGCGCAGTAGCGCCATCAAAGAGGTGTTGGGCTTTATGGACAGCGAAGAGGTAATTCACCGCGATAATTTGGTGGTCCTCTGATTCAGGTGAAGGACAATAACCCTAAGATTGATGGCGTCGCAAAAAGCCCGATCTACTGCGTTGCAGCGCACTTTTGCTCATTCGGCACACCATATGTGTGGCCTCATTCGCAAAAGCACACTGCGCCTTGTATGTCGGCCCTTTTGCTTAGCCATCCCGTGACTTTTTGCGAGATCATCAAGATTATGTGTATGCAATGTTAATGCGAGGAGGCACTATGACCGTTCAGGAAACAATTACCAGCTTGGCAGTGGCGGCCCGCAAGGCGGCCCGTGGTCTCTCTGCGCTGTCAACCGAGGTTAAGAACCGGGCGCTGCTGAAAATGGCGGATGAACTGCTCAGGCAGCGTGAGGTGATCCGGGTGGAGAATGAGAAAGATCTAGCTGCGGGACGAGCCAAGGGTCTGTCCGCCGCCATGCTTGATCGTCTGGATCTGACCGATAAGGTTATTGCTTCCATGGTAACCGGACTGCGCGAGGTCGCGGTTCTGCCCGATCCTGTCGGTGAGATTACTGAGATGAACCGTCGCCCCAATGGTCTTATGGTTGGCCGGATGCGAATTCCACTGGGGGTTATCGGGATGATTTACGAGTCACGACCGAATGTGACGGTGGATGCAGCGGCCCTCTGTCTTAAGACAGGTAACGCCATTATCCTGCGAGGCGGCTCTGAGGCAATTCATTCTAATCTGGCCCTGGCCAAGATTCTCCAGGAGGTTTTGGTCTCTGAAAATATTCCTGCGGCAGCGGTGCAGGTTATTCCGACCACTGATCGGGAGGCGATTACCACCATGCTGACCCTGGAAGAACATATCGATTTGATCATTCCTCGCGGCGGTGAGGGGTTGATTCGTTTTGTCTCTGAAAATTCTCGGATTCCGGTCTTGAAGCATTATAAGGGTGTGTGTCATATCTTTATCGATAGTTCTGCTGAAGTGCAGATGGCAGGCGATATTGTGATGAACGCCAAAGTACAGCGCCCCGGGGTCTGCAACTCCCTTGAGACTCTGTTGGTCCATCGTGATGTGGCAGCTTCTTTTCTCCCGGTTATTGGTAAGCGTCTGGTCGACGCCGGCGTCGAGCTGCGAGGATGTCCGGAAACCAAGGCGATCCTGCCGTCCGTGATTCCTGCGATGGAAGAGGATTGGCCTGCCGAGTATCTTGATCTTATCCTGGCGGTTAAAGTTGTGCCTGATCTTGATGCCGCGCTTGATCATATCGCTACCTACAGTTCTCTCCACACCGAGTCAATCATCACCTCGAATTATGCCAATGCCCAGCGCTTTATCCGTGAGGTGGAGTCTTCCTCGGTGATGGTCAATGCCTCGACCCGGTTCAGTGATGGCGGTCAGTTCGGTTTGGGCGCCGAGATCGGTATCAGCACCACGAAGCTCCATGCCTATGGCCCTATGGGTTTAAAGGAGCTTACCACCAAGAAGTTCATTGTCTACGGTGACGGTCAGATCCGCCAATGATGGCTTGGCTGGTGTGGTGAAGATGGGGGGCACCGGCCTGCTTGGCGGCACCTTTGATCCTATTCATCACGGCCATCTGGCAGTGGCGCGTGCTGTTCGGGATCAACTGGCTCTAGATCGAGTCTTGCTGATCCCTGCTTCGCGCCCCCCTCATAAGTTGCATATCCCTATTACTCCATTTGCACTGAGGTCGGAGATGATTCGTGCCGCTTTGGTCGATGATCCTACTCTGACCTTAAGCCTTATTGAGCAGGAGACCAACGGACCTTCCTACTCTATCGATACCCTGGAACGTTTGGCATCAGGGATCGACTTGTTCTCCTCGTATTTTATTATCGGCGCTGATGCCTTTGCCGATTTCCCTTCTTGGAAGCGATTCCGTGATATTTTAGCGTTCACTAATCTGGTGGTAGTTAATAGGGACGAAGCCATGGGCCAGCCTCAGTCGGTGATTGATAGATATTTTCCTGAACTGCGCCGTGATTCTGCCGGGATCTGGAGTGGTGGGTCTTGTCCGGGTGTGATCCGTGTCGTTACCATGCCTCAGGT from Desulfobulbaceae bacterium includes these protein-coding regions:
- the proB gene encoding glutamate 5-kinase; the encoded protein is MTFQVSKEHGMAARQSLLARAKRIVVKVGSAVLTQVDGLNLEVMASLAQDIHSLILEGREVVLVSSGAVAAGRKRLALGDRALVMREKQAAAALGQVRLMREYEDIFQNLDQKVAQVLLTHGDLADRDRYLNVRNALFTMFDWQILPIINENDTVSVNELRFGDNDTLAAMTTNMIDADLFICLTDVEGLYTGNPAVNPAARLVATVATVDSEVEAMAGHVSGALGTGGMRSKILAARMVSVRGGSSFIGHGRQPGTLRRLFDGEPVGTFFLPQQEKLQSRKHWIAYTLRPKGYLVLDDGACHAVTAGGKSLLPSGIMETRGNFKIGDPVHCLDRNDEALAAGLVNYSSEDIRRIQGMRSSAIKEVLGFMDSEEVIHRDNLVVL
- the nadD gene encoding nicotinate (nicotinamide) nucleotide adenylyltransferase, with protein sequence MTVRSANDGLAGVVKMGGTGLLGGTFDPIHHGHLAVARAVRDQLALDRVLLIPASRPPHKLHIPITPFALRSEMIRAALVDDPTLTLSLIEQETNGPSYSIDTLERLASGIDLFSSYFIIGADAFADFPSWKRFRDILAFTNLVVVNRDEAMGQPQSVIDRYFPELRRDSAGIWSGGSCPGVIRVVTMPQVDISSTSLREMVRCGDDISSLVPDGVAVIIARSGLYKA
- a CDS encoding glutamate-5-semialdehyde dehydrogenase, with the translated sequence MTVQETITSLAVAARKAARGLSALSTEVKNRALLKMADELLRQREVIRVENEKDLAAGRAKGLSAAMLDRLDLTDKVIASMVTGLREVAVLPDPVGEITEMNRRPNGLMVGRMRIPLGVIGMIYESRPNVTVDAAALCLKTGNAIILRGGSEAIHSNLALAKILQEVLVSENIPAAAVQVIPTTDREAITTMLTLEEHIDLIIPRGGEGLIRFVSENSRIPVLKHYKGVCHIFIDSSAEVQMAGDIVMNAKVQRPGVCNSLETLLVHRDVAASFLPVIGKRLVDAGVELRGCPETKAILPSVIPAMEEDWPAEYLDLILAVKVVPDLDAALDHIATYSSLHTESIITSNYANAQRFIREVESSSVMVNASTRFSDGGQFGLGAEIGISTTKLHAYGPMGLKELTTKKFIVYGDGQIRQ